The Deltaproteobacteria bacterium genome window below encodes:
- a CDS encoding transposase has product MKSKNLLQRKFPVHFSTYGGTYRNTRRGRSKPRPLSIRYSMHLVVRSTRARGNWSFWRLHNRRRIDRILTKFSKTHRVKIISTANVGNHLHLHLRLFNISGYKRFIRAVTGSIAMAVTGSTRWNPAPGPKQKFWDLRPFTRIVIGTRDFSNVNNYIRINQLEGMGYPRTAARQLAEVERALNSE; this is encoded by the coding sequence ATGAAAAGCAAAAATCTTCTCCAGCGAAAGTTTCCCGTCCACTTCAGCACCTACGGCGGCACGTACCGGAACACGCGCCGAGGCCGTTCGAAGCCGCGTCCACTTTCAATTCGTTACTCTATGCACCTGGTTGTTCGATCCACGCGGGCGCGCGGCAATTGGTCATTTTGGCGATTACACAACCGTCGGCGAATTGATCGAATACTTACGAAGTTCTCTAAAACTCATCGAGTCAAAATCATCTCGACAGCAAACGTCGGAAACCACCTTCACTTGCACCTTCGTCTTTTTAATATCAGTGGATACAAACGCTTCATCCGAGCAGTTACCGGTTCGATCGCAATGGCAGTAACGGGAAGCACAAGGTGGAATCCCGCACCCGGTCCGAAACAGAAGTTCTGGGATTTACGACCTTTCACTAGGATCGTGATTGGAACGCGCGACTTTTCGAATGTGAATAACTATATTCGGATCAATCAACTTGAGGGTATGGGCTACCCTCGAACGGCAGCAAGGCAATTGGCCGAAGTTGAGCGCGCACTGAATAGTGAATGA
- a CDS encoding phosphatase PAP2 family protein: MDSEIARARWMYLLGLAYLLIGYLGTNEFATLNPLGRPALPIVTKFDHVLPFTPWTVVFYVLYFPLLLTPLFLCSDVRALSRLTLAQAAINTVAYVIFILFPTPIDRPVAVPVDGVFHFVLDLLFRADHPYNTFPSLHVAQTCILALFFLHYSPRTDVRAASSTIGHASADSPHRYLRSLHLYQYFRSPIVDSSALIAFLHGAASVLVAASAVLIKQHYLADVFSGALLAFLASKIFLPVDR; the protein is encoded by the coding sequence ATGGATTCCGAAATTGCGCGGGCTCGCTGGATGTATCTGCTCGGGCTCGCTTACCTTTTGATCGGCTACCTCGGCACCAATGAATTTGCGACCCTGAACCCGCTGGGCCGTCCCGCACTCCCGATTGTTACCAAGTTCGATCACGTTCTACCGTTTACTCCGTGGACGGTAGTATTTTACGTCTTGTACTTTCCGCTTCTCCTTACGCCACTTTTCTTGTGTAGCGACGTTCGCGCGCTTTCCCGACTCACACTCGCACAGGCCGCCATTAACACCGTCGCTTACGTCATCTTCATTCTTTTTCCGACTCCCATTGATCGTCCCGTCGCAGTACCTGTCGACGGGGTCTTCCACTTTGTCCTCGACCTGCTATTTCGCGCCGACCATCCGTACAACACTTTTCCTAGCTTGCACGTCGCCCAAACATGTATCCTCGCCCTCTTTTTCCTCCATTACTCCCCCCGAACCGACGTACGTGCCGCCAGCAGTACCATCGGTCACGCCTCCGCCGACAGTCCGCACCGGTACCTTCGGTCACTCCACCTTTACCAGTACTTTCGATCTCCGATCGTCGATTCCAGTGCTCTGATTGCCTTCCTCCACGGTGCCGCTAGCGTTCTTGTCGCTGCGAGCGCCGTCCTGATTAAGCAACATTACCTCGCCGATGTTTTCTCAGGTGCCCTCCTAGCTTTCCTCGCCTCTAAAATCTTCCTCCCGGTGGACCGCTAA
- a CDS encoding MscL family protein: MVKEFVAFLKNYGVIGLAIAVIIGGKASAMVDAVVKELLMPFVGLLLPSGDWRNLAITVGETKFGIGPVLASFIDFLIVALIVFVVAKKVLKEEVVTKK, translated from the coding sequence ATGGTTAAGGAGTTTGTAGCGTTTTTGAAGAACTACGGTGTCATCGGTTTGGCAATTGCGGTCATCATTGGCGGCAAAGCGAGCGCGATGGTCGACGCGGTGGTGAAGGAACTGCTGATGCCATTTGTGGGATTGCTTTTGCCATCAGGCGACTGGCGCAATCTTGCGATCACCGTTGGCGAAACAAAATTTGGGATTGGGCCGGTCCTGGCGTCGTTTATTGACTTTCTCATCGTCGCTTTGATTGTCTTCGTTGTTGCGAAAAAAGTCTTAAAAGAAGAAGTTGTTACTAAGAAATAA
- a CDS encoding DUF481 domain-containing protein — translation MKFKFGKLKDFLFAAALVGCLWFASPAVAQDATSATAATTAPAPKDYEGTAEVSSIITNGNTKNQTTGLALDLTYKPDPWLVNVKSKYLTTISQEIQTQESFEVAGRGGRKLSELFDLFIEHTYLKNRFAGLENRYVSSVGAGYFAIKNDSHSLKTELLLGYTDEERTDLTRPQFMSGGGSVLYKWKVAATSEFTHETKYQPNFATADDWRLVSETAISAAISSMLSSKISWKYEHVNLPPAGKVKGDTTTTVSLLTKF, via the coding sequence ATGAAATTTAAATTTGGAAAATTAAAAGATTTTTTGTTCGCGGCGGCACTTGTTGGGTGCCTCTGGTTCGCCTCGCCAGCGGTAGCGCAGGATGCGACGTCCGCAACGGCAGCGACGACTGCTCCTGCGCCGAAGGATTACGAGGGAACAGCGGAAGTTAGCTCGATCATCACGAACGGAAATACGAAGAACCAAACGACCGGGCTTGCCTTGGATCTCACTTACAAGCCAGATCCTTGGCTTGTAAATGTGAAGAGCAAATATCTTACCACCATCAGCCAAGAGATTCAGACCCAAGAATCCTTTGAAGTTGCCGGTCGCGGTGGTCGCAAGCTTTCTGAACTTTTTGATCTCTTTATTGAACACACATATCTGAAGAACCGTTTTGCCGGACTTGAAAACCGCTATGTTTCTTCGGTGGGTGCTGGTTACTTCGCGATTAAAAACGACAGTCACTCGCTCAAGACCGAACTGCTTCTTGGCTACACGGATGAAGAACGTACGGATCTCACGCGTCCGCAGTTTATGTCGGGTGGGGGATCAGTTCTCTACAAATGGAAAGTTGCAGCGACTTCGGAATTCACCCATGAAACAAAGTATCAGCCGAACTTCGCCACAGCAGATGATTGGCGCCTAGTTTCTGAAACTGCGATTTCAGCCGCAATTTCGAGTATGCTTTCCAGCAAGATTTCTTGGAAGTACGAGCACGTGAATCTGCCACCAGCTGGAAAAGTGAAAGGCGATACGACGACGACCGTATCGCTGCTCACGAAGTTTTAA
- a CDS encoding DNA recombination protein RmuC, giving the protein MSFEHGLIYGFTVGLVLAVFFAAAAVLQWRRSLHFKLQLEAIENSQPLTEKLIGFEKLIRETYEREGRERFHLEKEIEGLASETQALALALRGDTKAQGDWGEVLLERILESSGLRAGHEFEIQKSMLGPNGEVLRPDIVVRLPGERSLIVDSKVSLTAWDRYCRADSDEVRHAALKEHVTSLKRHIQSLSTKRYDLAAGIDSPEIVFLFTRVEPAWIEALRYAPEILEDAARAGIAVVSPTTLFASLKTVSSLWSKDRQGKNALLIAEEAGKLYDKFVQFSVELGDSAIELEKASESLANARRRLTEGPGNLSSRAEKLRLLGARTSKRLPDSIESDEAKL; this is encoded by the coding sequence ATGTCATTTGAACACGGCTTGATTTATGGATTTACGGTGGGTTTAGTGCTTGCCGTGTTTTTCGCAGCCGCAGCTGTGTTGCAATGGCGCCGTTCACTTCATTTTAAGTTGCAGCTTGAGGCTATTGAAAACTCGCAGCCGTTGACTGAAAAGCTGATCGGCTTTGAAAAGCTCATTCGGGAAACTTATGAACGAGAGGGTCGGGAACGATTTCATCTTGAAAAAGAAATCGAAGGTTTAGCTTCAGAAACTCAGGCGCTTGCTTTGGCCCTGCGCGGAGACACGAAGGCCCAGGGTGACTGGGGCGAAGTTCTTCTCGAGCGAATCCTAGAGTCGAGCGGACTTCGCGCTGGTCATGAGTTTGAAATTCAGAAATCTATGCTGGGTCCTAATGGTGAAGTTCTTCGTCCGGATATTGTTGTAAGACTTCCGGGCGAACGTTCACTTATTGTCGATTCCAAAGTATCACTGACAGCTTGGGATAGATATTGCCGAGCAGATTCAGACGAAGTTCGACATGCCGCTTTGAAAGAGCATGTCACTTCGCTGAAGCGGCACATTCAAAGTCTCTCGACAAAACGCTATGATTTGGCCGCGGGAATTGATAGCCCCGAGATAGTTTTCCTGTTCACAAGAGTTGAACCGGCATGGATCGAAGCGCTTCGTTACGCCCCTGAAATTTTAGAGGATGCAGCAAGAGCTGGGATCGCGGTCGTGTCCCCCACAACGCTCTTTGCCTCATTGAAAACCGTTTCCAGTCTGTGGTCAAAAGACCGCCAAGGAAAAAATGCACTGTTAATCGCCGAAGAAGCTGGGAAGCTCTACGATAAATTCGTTCAATTCAGTGTGGAGCTTGGCGATAGTGCGATAGAACTTGAAAAAGCGTCTGAGAGTTTAGCAAATGCTCGGCGTCGGTTGACTGAGGGACCTGGAAATCTTTCGTCTCGCGCCGAAAAGTTGCGGCTACTAGGTGCACGCACGTCGAAACGCTTACCGGATTCTATCGAGTCCGATGAAGCGAAACTGTAA
- the pip gene encoding prolyl aminopeptidase yields the protein MPDIQTDQTSSVENLLFPMIEPTKKYWFRVSDIHELYVEEVGNPDGQPVVFLHGGPGAGFSAFHRRIFDPKHFRIILFDQRGAGQSRPHADLRENTTWDLVADIEKLKRHLGIEKWMVFGGSWGSTLALAYAETHPDSVSSLVLRGIFLCRKEEIEWFYQRGADKIFPDLWQSYLKPIPEAERDDLVGAFYKRLTSDVLSERLAAAKAWSGWEGGTVHLVPDEKTFDKFTGDLMAVALARIECHFFINGCWFETDDQLLRDVSRIRHIPAVIVHGRYDVVCPVKNAFDLHRVWPEAELKIVADAGHAVDEPGILRELVRAVEKFKNHSPSR from the coding sequence ATGCCGGATATTCAGACGGATCAAACCAGCAGCGTCGAGAATCTTCTTTTCCCGATGATCGAGCCTACAAAGAAGTATTGGTTTCGCGTTTCAGACATCCACGAGCTCTATGTGGAAGAGGTGGGGAACCCTGATGGTCAACCAGTTGTGTTTCTCCACGGGGGACCAGGCGCGGGCTTTTCCGCGTTTCACCGCCGAATCTTCGATCCAAAACACTTCAGAATAATTTTATTTGATCAGCGTGGAGCAGGGCAGAGCAGGCCCCATGCGGATTTGCGCGAAAACACGACATGGGACCTTGTCGCCGATATTGAAAAGTTAAAGCGACATCTGGGTATAGAAAAATGGATGGTGTTTGGCGGAAGCTGGGGATCGACCCTTGCTCTAGCCTATGCTGAGACTCATCCCGATAGTGTGAGCAGCCTTGTTTTGCGGGGTATATTTCTTTGCCGTAAAGAAGAAATCGAATGGTTTTATCAACGAGGTGCCGACAAGATTTTCCCTGACCTCTGGCAGAGTTACCTAAAGCCTATTCCTGAAGCTGAGCGCGATGACCTTGTAGGAGCTTTTTACAAGCGTCTGACCAGCGATGTCCTGTCCGAGAGACTCGCTGCTGCAAAAGCATGGAGCGGCTGGGAGGGCGGAACAGTTCATCTCGTTCCAGATGAAAAGACATTTGATAAATTCACGGGCGATTTAATGGCCGTGGCGTTAGCCAGAATCGAGTGCCACTTTTTTATTAATGGTTGCTGGTTTGAAACTGATGACCAGCTTTTAAGAGATGTCAGTCGAATTCGGCACATTCCGGCTGTCATAGTTCACGGTAGGTACGATGTTGTTTGTCCGGTGAAAAATGCGTTCGACCTACATCGAGTTTGGCCAGAGGCAGAATTGAAAATCGTTGCCGACGCGGGCCATGCGGTCGACGAGCCCGGCATTCTTCGCGAGCTCGTGAGGGCAGTGGAGAAGTTTAAAAATCACTCGCCGTCGAGGTAG
- a CDS encoding DMT family transporter, whose product MRHKDSVSLKKTHQPTDSLITTSQAFSFMLISGVCFAIVHGAVKFIGRIPVHEILTVRSIISLTITWIALRKIAVSPWGKNRPALVARGVFGTGALLLYFHTLQTMPLASAVTIQYLHPILTVILASFFIHEKATRAQWACFLASFIGVLLVKGVDTRIDPLDLIIGIGGAVCSAIAYNMIRTLRNEDHSLVIVFYLTVVSMIVIAPWTAFNYVAPTTAEWGVLIIIGIFTQIAQYYMTRAYQAESAANISNLNYLGILYASVLGFAVFQETLEALATIGIVTIVASAILSTQLAKRRKPEIVA is encoded by the coding sequence GTGCGACACAAAGACTCCGTCAGCTTGAAGAAAACTCACCAGCCAACTGATTCTCTCATTACAACATCTCAAGCATTCAGCTTCATGTTGATCTCGGGCGTTTGTTTTGCGATCGTGCACGGCGCAGTAAAGTTCATCGGCCGGATTCCAGTGCATGAAATCCTAACCGTGCGCTCGATCATTTCACTTACAATTACCTGGATTGCTCTACGCAAAATTGCAGTTTCACCTTGGGGAAAGAATCGCCCGGCTCTGGTCGCGCGCGGAGTGTTCGGCACGGGAGCCCTCCTGCTGTACTTTCACACCTTGCAGACAATGCCTTTGGCATCAGCCGTAACCATCCAATATCTCCATCCGATTCTGACTGTGATTCTGGCCAGTTTCTTTATTCACGAAAAGGCGACGCGGGCGCAGTGGGCCTGTTTTCTGGCGAGCTTCATCGGTGTTTTACTCGTTAAGGGTGTCGATACGCGAATAGACCCCTTAGATCTTATAATTGGTATCGGTGGGGCAGTTTGCTCTGCAATTGCCTACAACATGATTCGGACACTTCGAAATGAGGATCACTCATTGGTCATCGTGTTTTACCTCACGGTCGTTAGCATGATTGTGATCGCGCCTTGGACGGCCTTTAACTATGTGGCTCCGACTACGGCAGAGTGGGGCGTACTGATCATCATTGGAATTTTCACTCAGATCGCGCAGTACTATATGACTCGCGCCTATCAAGCAGAGTCTGCGGCCAATATATCAAACCTCAATTACCTCGGAATTCTATATGCGTCGGTGCTCGGCTTCGCTGTTTTCCAAGAAACACTCGAGGCCCTAGCCACAATCGGAATCGTCACGATTGTGGCGTCCGCCATCCTTTCCACTCAGCTTGCTAAACGTCGGAAGCCAGAAATTGTCGCTTGA
- a CDS encoding transglycosylase SLT domain-containing protein encodes MFQAAKKSQVLLSTLARILAGVLTVQLAILPVSFALKLQIDQDIKLRINQDDQQERVGLLKRGTIIEIPDEYVVTKDGKKNLELTLNNWLKKAGHQPPKTDSGGPGLFKFDGEKQDYFFPVKIAPGGLAKGSTLPKEIANQPMYLALGHLIKRGNALVLTDDAAVHPITPRQRAENAPEAARARQARQQQMEASSPCAQGLCSKPSDTSDNVKHLIRAISPALSRAEAKSKQVFRRTKDDLDKINRSFQQSCGFPLSEFTSLVRSRAEQADVPAEVLLSLMTQESSGRCYALNSETDRTQSVGLFQINSTNTHYPRCTTEQKNILKSYGTTARFSAGPRCLENPLLNLEEAIRLLKRKRAAILRGGFDESKFENLDLWRLVASAYNGGEKWVMEAKNDLERFNSIHGTQLDPHNWEDLRLFYFRSWLDPKRRQSMIGKSNGGRSQSNSVANLSYAENIVGRSVNEDSRPGLTAQWVARVD; translated from the coding sequence ATGTTTCAGGCTGCTAAAAAATCTCAAGTTTTACTGTCGACGTTGGCTCGAATTCTGGCCGGGGTGCTGACAGTTCAGCTTGCGATTTTGCCGGTCAGCTTCGCTCTGAAACTTCAAATCGATCAAGACATCAAACTTCGAATCAATCAGGACGATCAGCAAGAGCGCGTAGGCCTCCTAAAGCGCGGCACCATTATCGAAATTCCTGACGAATATGTCGTCACGAAGGATGGTAAAAAAAATCTTGAGCTGACTCTCAATAATTGGCTTAAAAAAGCAGGCCATCAGCCGCCGAAAACGGACTCAGGTGGACCCGGTCTCTTCAAATTCGATGGCGAAAAACAAGACTACTTTTTCCCGGTTAAAATTGCGCCGGGTGGTCTTGCAAAAGGATCGACTTTGCCAAAAGAGATCGCAAACCAGCCAATGTATTTAGCGCTTGGGCATTTAATAAAACGGGGAAATGCACTGGTCCTGACCGACGACGCCGCCGTCCACCCAATCACGCCACGGCAACGCGCCGAAAACGCTCCTGAGGCAGCTCGTGCGCGACAGGCTCGACAGCAGCAAATGGAAGCGTCGAGTCCGTGTGCGCAGGGTCTGTGCAGTAAACCAAGCGACACCTCTGACAACGTCAAGCACTTGATTCGGGCTATTTCGCCGGCACTTAGCCGTGCGGAAGCTAAGTCGAAACAAGTCTTTCGGCGGACAAAAGATGACCTGGATAAAATAAACCGAAGTTTCCAGCAATCTTGTGGCTTCCCGCTGTCCGAATTCACCTCCCTGGTTCGCTCGCGCGCCGAGCAGGCCGACGTTCCAGCAGAAGTTCTTTTGTCCTTAATGACTCAAGAATCGTCTGGCCGTTGTTATGCCCTCAATTCTGAAACCGATCGCACGCAAAGTGTTGGGCTTTTCCAAATCAATTCAACAAACACGCACTATCCTCGCTGCACGACCGAGCAAAAAAATATTTTGAAGTCGTATGGAACGACCGCGCGTTTTTCAGCAGGACCACGCTGCCTTGAAAACCCACTTTTGAACCTCGAAGAAGCGATCCGCTTACTCAAAAGAAAACGCGCCGCCATTCTTCGCGGCGGCTTTGACGAATCGAAATTCGAAAATCTGGATCTCTGGCGACTTGTTGCTTCCGCTTACAATGGCGGAGAAAAGTGGGTCATGGAAGCCAAGAATGATCTCGAGCGATTTAACTCGATTCATGGAACGCAGCTGGATCCCCACAACTGGGAGGATTTACGATTGTTCTATTTCCGTAGTTGGCTAGATCCGAAGCGACGACAATCCATGATTGGAAAATCAAACGGCGGAAGATCGCAGTCAAACTCTGTCGCGAACCTGTCGTACGCCGAGAATATTGTCGGTAGGTCCGTCAATGAAGATTCTCGTCCTGGGCTAACCGCGCAATGGGTAGCGAGGGTCGACTGA
- a CDS encoding DUF3857 domain-containing transglutaminase family protein has product MHFFRLPILCVLFSISHIDLADARLAKESDLSSIVEEEFADYNVNSDGTYSLMYATKLRILNEAGREANSVRTIPFNAHSSKFELLEAATENDGVVQKVKSSGIQIKESGDAKVFDLTKEAVISFPSVRVGSVLKLKYEIKMKEVPVDGFYSGGMFLDLEAKRKVRWRVRSDIPLFVSTTDKQGLLKIETRKERSKWLVEVENREPLMLAVTQEDAPFIESGRLPKVVVSSQQKWDGFAAKIVDAQEKELRSALPPVFEKIKVAAQSLHPNIRMDTVAAMVAQEVRYFGDWRRRNGGHVPRTLVDVAETGYGDCKDMSLTIVAIARAMGLKADLAWIWRSDLATSDAEYLLPNDFSFNHAVARVEDGGTKWLDATNAVTLKNQTYLDIANRPALVLSSTGVWFDKTPAVSSSGSFSQLNMNVKFDPKGTVLFSGEGEFNGRGAIRSAWSLLNHTRDQLEYDTARWIARNERLVSFKVKLPEEIGRLVSQFKFKAEVEVGDLGLRTTAGIGFPLMRTETIDLFMIETRDRFSDLWLGEPSIYVDHYRLIGALIQGKENIGCQIEFPVGAQEKIAKLSRTVKQEKEHVLISSRYEVLKSVIPNSTLLTDDYRQFQEKVRRCFNRSAVILSKSSFIGNR; this is encoded by the coding sequence ATGCATTTCTTTAGACTTCCGATTTTATGCGTCCTTTTTTCGATTTCTCACATTGATCTCGCTGACGCCAGACTAGCAAAAGAGTCCGACCTATCATCCATCGTAGAAGAGGAGTTTGCTGACTATAATGTGAACTCTGACGGTACGTACAGCTTGATGTATGCAACTAAACTTCGAATCCTAAACGAAGCGGGACGCGAAGCAAATTCTGTTCGGACGATTCCTTTTAATGCCCACTCATCAAAGTTTGAACTGCTCGAGGCCGCGACCGAAAATGATGGTGTTGTTCAGAAAGTTAAATCAAGTGGCATTCAAATTAAAGAATCAGGTGACGCGAAAGTTTTTGATTTAACCAAGGAAGCAGTCATTTCATTTCCTTCCGTTCGTGTCGGTTCGGTATTGAAGCTGAAGTATGAGATTAAAATGAAAGAAGTGCCAGTTGACGGATTCTATTCGGGGGGCATGTTCCTCGATCTCGAAGCAAAACGAAAAGTTCGATGGCGGGTACGAAGTGATATTCCGCTTTTCGTTTCCACGACTGATAAGCAAGGACTGTTAAAAATCGAAACTCGCAAAGAGCGATCGAAGTGGCTGGTGGAAGTTGAAAATCGTGAGCCACTGATGCTGGCTGTTACGCAAGAGGATGCTCCATTTATTGAAAGTGGCAGGCTTCCCAAAGTTGTCGTTTCGTCTCAGCAGAAGTGGGATGGCTTCGCGGCAAAGATAGTGGACGCGCAAGAGAAGGAACTTCGTAGTGCGCTTCCGCCGGTTTTCGAAAAAATCAAAGTCGCTGCGCAATCACTGCACCCTAACATAAGAATGGACACGGTCGCGGCAATGGTCGCACAAGAAGTTCGTTACTTTGGAGATTGGCGAAGAAGAAACGGTGGGCACGTTCCGCGAACACTAGTTGACGTCGCAGAAACCGGTTACGGCGATTGTAAGGATATGAGTCTCACGATTGTAGCGATTGCGAGAGCTATGGGGTTGAAAGCGGATCTTGCGTGGATTTGGCGATCAGACCTAGCAACCTCCGATGCTGAATACCTTTTGCCGAATGATTTTTCTTTTAATCACGCGGTCGCTCGCGTCGAAGACGGAGGCACGAAGTGGTTAGATGCTACAAATGCCGTAACGTTAAAGAATCAAACTTACCTCGATATCGCCAATCGCCCAGCGTTGGTGCTTTCAAGTACCGGTGTTTGGTTCGACAAAACACCGGCGGTTTCGTCTTCCGGCTCATTCAGCCAGCTTAATATGAATGTGAAGTTCGATCCCAAGGGAACAGTTTTGTTTAGTGGGGAAGGCGAGTTTAACGGACGTGGTGCAATCCGTTCGGCTTGGAGCCTTTTAAATCACACGCGTGATCAGTTGGAGTATGACACCGCAAGATGGATTGCCCGCAACGAAAGATTGGTTTCTTTCAAAGTAAAATTGCCGGAGGAAATTGGCCGCCTGGTTAGTCAATTCAAATTCAAAGCCGAGGTTGAAGTTGGAGATCTCGGTTTACGAACCACCGCTGGAATCGGTTTTCCCCTGATGCGGACGGAAACTATCGATCTTTTCATGATAGAAACCCGCGACCGATTTAGCGACCTTTGGCTAGGGGAACCTAGTATCTACGTAGATCACTATCGCCTGATCGGCGCATTGATTCAGGGAAAAGAAAACATTGGCTGCCAAATTGAATTTCCAGTGGGAGCTCAAGAAAAAATCGCCAAGCTGTCGCGAACTGTGAAGCAGGAAAAAGAACACGTATTGATTTCAAGTCGCTACGAGGTTCTGAAGTCCGTTATTCCGAATAGCACACTGCTGACTGACGACTACCGACAGTTTCAAGAAAAGGTACGCCGATGCTTTAATCGATCGGCGGTAATTTTGTCTAAATCGTCATTCATCGGGAATCGTTAA
- a CDS encoding lytic transglycosylase domain-containing protein, with the protein MQNQRMFKKTEIPISTALAFASLSALVGILPSSETQASRARPRIVAASENVRLALPRDLSEAADGGKMGLDFEQAPLREKAMAFASLYVQYRRQGGKNQRIAAQFQRECDTPTSDVASFICTHDQERRHRPDSSLIIKRSKAERKDVAGQLVDEHWEAVQDIPYQNVVGIVGSIQTKAELIKTGKSLSAKSECVGVKAATAIAYKIEEHFPEKESVDVARALYKYASECGTDFASAKASYRLALLDVWRNECDRVPDLMAKVEQNPEAGQFISRAKYWRAYCSEILGQKDSSRDARESLLVQHPMTFHNLAANGNTAKSIDWITRETAPPIAFRSLVRPDLNGIIRSIETLIKVGSSDLAAEVADRGILKIQQTEPEVRLYIAAMMHKTNNALVKFKIMTAMFQDAPRTVSGPTMRLYFPLWFFDLVEPQSGGELDPLLVTALIRQESAFNIHAQSRVGARGLMQLMPATARMLAPVRKSKLFDPKTNIALGTQYLRKRLAQYNGDVELTLAAYNAGFSRVDEWKKRYPTDNRILFIDLIPFKETRDYVSSILRNYYWYTKLYGAKVGTHLEVIKEEPTKAPRDPASEDGTSVTALPASLPATIPGVDLSSVYQAITRAQSGLVRQPAAASVSPVETAN; encoded by the coding sequence ATGCAAAATCAAAGAATGTTCAAAAAGACCGAGATTCCAATTTCGACTGCCTTGGCTTTCGCTTCTTTGTCAGCACTGGTTGGCATTTTGCCGTCCTCAGAGACGCAAGCCAGCCGCGCTCGTCCGCGCATTGTCGCTGCAAGCGAAAATGTTCGCTTGGCTCTTCCTCGCGATCTCTCGGAAGCGGCCGACGGTGGAAAAATGGGACTTGATTTTGAGCAAGCCCCATTACGAGAAAAAGCAATGGCGTTTGCATCCTTGTATGTTCAGTACCGGCGTCAAGGCGGCAAAAATCAACGGATCGCTGCGCAATTTCAACGTGAATGCGACACTCCAACTTCGGACGTAGCTTCATTCATTTGCACGCACGATCAAGAGCGAAGGCATCGGCCCGATTCTTCATTGATCATTAAGCGTTCGAAGGCAGAAAGAAAAGATGTCGCCGGTCAGCTGGTGGATGAACATTGGGAGGCCGTGCAAGACATTCCCTACCAAAATGTAGTCGGAATCGTCGGATCTATTCAAACCAAAGCCGAACTGATTAAGACCGGAAAATCGCTGTCCGCAAAATCCGAGTGCGTCGGGGTTAAAGCAGCGACAGCAATCGCTTATAAAATAGAGGAACATTTCCCTGAAAAAGAATCTGTGGATGTCGCCAGAGCTCTTTATAAATATGCTTCTGAATGCGGCACCGACTTCGCTTCTGCGAAGGCCTCTTACCGCCTGGCCTTGCTCGACGTATGGCGAAACGAGTGTGACCGTGTTCCCGATCTGATGGCAAAGGTCGAACAGAATCCGGAGGCTGGCCAGTTCATTTCTCGGGCAAAATATTGGCGCGCATATTGTTCTGAAATATTGGGACAAAAGGATTCAAGTCGGGACGCTAGAGAATCACTATTGGTTCAGCATCCCATGACTTTTCACAACCTCGCCGCCAACGGAAATACCGCCAAATCCATTGACTGGATCACGCGCGAGACAGCGCCTCCGATCGCGTTTCGATCATTGGTACGCCCAGATCTTAACGGAATCATTCGATCCATCGAAACTTTAATCAAAGTAGGTTCAAGCGACCTCGCGGCTGAAGTTGCCGATCGTGGGATTCTTAAAATTCAACAGACCGAGCCTGAAGTTCGCCTCTATATCGCTGCGATGATGCATAAGACCAATAACGCACTGGTAAAATTTAAAATTATGACGGCCATGTTTCAAGATGCTCCGCGAACGGTTTCTGGCCCTACGATGAGACTCTACTTTCCACTTTGGTTTTTTGATCTTGTCGAACCGCAGTCTGGCGGCGAACTTGACCCACTCTTAGTCACTGCACTGATTCGCCAGGAAAGCGCATTCAACATCCACGCGCAGTCTCGCGTCGGCGCAAGGGGCCTCATGCAACTAATGCCGGCCACCGCTCGAATGCTGGCACCCGTTAGAAAAAGTAAATTGTTTGATCCAAAAACAAATATCGCGCTTGGCACGCAGTATTTGCGAAAGCGCTTAGCCCAGTACAATGGTGACGTCGAACTTACTTTAGCTGCTTACAACGCAGGTTTCTCGCGGGTGGACGAATGGAAGAAACGCTACCCGACCGACAACCGAATTCTGTTTATCGACCTCATCCCGTTTAAAGAGACCCGAGATTACGTGTCGTCCATTCTTCGAAATTATTATTGGTACACAAAACTCTACGGCGCGAAGGTCGGCACCCACCTGGAGGTCATCAAAGAAGAGCCGACGAAAGCGCCCCGTGATCCGGCCTCCGAGGATGGAACATCGGTGACGGCATTGCCCGCGTCTCTACCAGCCACAATTCCGGGCGTTGATCTCTCGTCGGTTTATCAGGCAATTACACGAGCACAGAGTGGCCTTGTGCGACAACCGGCGGCAGCCTCAGTTTCTCCTGTGGAAACGGCAAACTAG